From the genome of Miscanthus floridulus cultivar M001 chromosome 10, ASM1932011v1, whole genome shotgun sequence, one region includes:
- the LOC136489249 gene encoding desmethyl-deoxy-podophyllotoxin synthase-like, which yields MAELMANSTVMEKVQSEIRRVLAGQGRVREVAVRDMGYLKAVIKETLRLHPPIPLTPRFCTQDRKIQGYDVPKGTILVASVWAISRDPNYWQDQDPDKFVPERFEAEQTFNLMGSDFEFILFGAGRRICPGIAFSQANIEVALASLLYHFDWPEELDMTDSCGLEVRRKAELLLRPIPRVPHVDES from the coding sequence ATGGCCGAACTAATGGCAAATTCAACGGTGATGGAGAAGGTTCAGTCCGAGATCCGCCGCGTCCTCGCAGGTCAGGGTAGAGTGCGCGAGGTAGCTGTAAGAGACATGGGCTACCTCAAAGCAGTGATCAAGGAGACTTTACGGCTACACCCTCCTATTCCACTAACCCCTAGGTTTTGCACACAAGACCGTAAGATTCAAGGATACGATGTGCCAAAAGGGACAATACTTGTTGCAAGCGTATGGGCAATCTCTAGAGACCCAAACTACTGGCAAGACCAAGATCCTGACAAGTTCGTGCCAGAAAGGTTTGAGGCCGAGCAGACCTTCAACTTGATGGGGTCAGACTTCGAGTTCATACTATTCGGGGCCGGGCGACGAATTTGCCCGGGGATAGCCTTCTCGCAAGCAAATATTGAGGTTGCTTTGGCTAGCCTCCTATACCATTTTGATTGGCCGGAGGAACTAGATATGACGGATTCTTGTGGACTTGAAGTGAGGAGGAAGGCTGAACTGCTTTTACGTCCCATACCTCGTGTTCCACATGTAGATGAATCATAG
- the LOC136489250 gene encoding cytochrome P450 71D18-like gives MGIVFAPYGDHWRLLRRVLVTELLSAQRVESFRRIREQEAANLISSLASSPPGQLANIDDRLAVFVTDSAVRAIFGDMTMPDRAALLDTLEKALDFLSLFDLRDLFPSSWLVRMLPRNGKAERNSLEVVRLMEGILRLHEERRSSGHAAAAGDQDMVDVLQRIQSEAAMGVSLTNGIIMDMLIVISPVSLIASGCSTSTLITYFNLFSRHGLIISSV, from the coding sequence ATGGGGATCGTCTTCGCGCCCTACGGCGACCACTGGCGGCTGCTCCGGCGGGTCCTCGTGACCGAGCTCCTCAGCGCGCAGCGCGTCGAGTCCTTCAGGCGCATCCGGGAGCAAGAAGCGGCCAACCTCATCTCGTCTCTGGCCTCGTCTCCGCCGGGCCAGCTCGCCAACATCGACGATCGCCTCGCCGTGTTCGTCACGGACTCGGCGGTGCGCGCCATCTTCGGCGACATGACGATGCCCGACCGAGCCGCGCTCCTCGATACGCTGGAGAAGGCTCTGGACTTCTTGTCGCTCTTTGATCTGAGGGACCTCTTCCCGTCGTCGTGGCTCGTGCGGATGCTGCCGCGCAACGGCAAGGCCGAGCGGAACAGCCTGGAGGTGGTCCGCCTCATGGAAGGTATCCTTCGCCTCCACGAGGAGAGGAGGTCCTCTGGACATGCTGCTGCTGCCGGCGAtcaggacatggtcgacgtgcTGCAGAGGATACAGAGTGAAGCCGCCATGGGAGTTTCTCTCACCAACGGAATCATCATGGATATGCTAATTGTAATATCTCCCGTCTCACTGATTGCATCTGGATGTTCTACTTCCACCTTGATTACGTACTTCAACTTATTTTCTCGTCATGGATTGATTATTTCATCTGtctga